The genomic region CAGCTCGGCCTGCTCACGCACGGCCACCTCCAGGACCGGCCTCATATCTGCGGCCGGTGGTGTCCGAGCCGGCCGGACAGCGCGTCGGCACCCCCCGCCGCGAGCTGCGCGAGTTCCGCCTCGCGCTCCTCGCTCCAGCGGATCATCGGCACCGAGATGGAGAGCGCGGCCACGACACGCCCGGAGCGGTCCCGGACGGGCGCTGCCACACAGCTCACATCCGGGTTCGACTCCCGGTGCTCCACCGCTATGCCCCGCTTGCGGACGACGGCGAGGGCCTCCCGCAGCTCCGTGGCGTCGGTGAGGCTGTTGTCGGTCATGGCGATGAGCTCGCGTCCGTCGAGCCGGGCGTCGAGCTCCGCCTCCGGGAGCGCCGCGAGCAGCAGCTTGCCGACGGAGGTGCAGTGTGCGGGCAGCTTCCGGCCCGCGGCCGAGACCATCCGGACGGCGTGGGTGGAGTCCACCTTGGCGATGTAGATGACCTCGGTGTCCTCCAGGATCGCCACGTGTACCGTCTCGCCACAGGTCTCGGCGACCTCGCGGGCCACCTGCTGGCCCTCGGCCGCGAGGTCGAGCTGCTCGGCGTAGCGGCTGCCCAGCTGGTACGTACGCACGCCCAGCCGGTAGCGGCCCGGCTGCTCCGGGACGGTGACCAGGTAGGAGCGCGCGGCGAGCGTGGTGAGGAGTTCGTGCACGGTGGTCCGTGGCAGTTGGAGCTTGCGGGTGACCTCGGGGGCCGAGAGGGTCCCCTCGCCCTGG from Streptomyces sp. QL37 harbors:
- a CDS encoding IclR family transcriptional regulator, coding for MGRLVPAVTRALDVLELFLQGEGTLSAPEVTRKLQLPRTTVHELLTTLAARSYLVTVPEQPGRYRLGVRTYQLGSRYAEQLDLAAEGQQVAREVAETCGETVHVAILEDTEVIYIAKVDSTHAVRMVSAAGRKLPAHCTSVGKLLLAALPEAELDARLDGRELIAMTDNSLTDATELREALAVVRKRGIAVEHRESNPDVSCVAAPVRDRSGRVVAALSISVPMIRWSEEREAELAQLAAGGADALSGRLGHHRPQI